A genomic window from Aestuariirhabdus litorea includes:
- the galU gene encoding UTP--glucose-1-phosphate uridylyltransferase GalU, protein MIRKCLFPAAGYGTRFLPATKSMPKEMMPIVNKPLIEYGVEEALEAGLDQISIVTGRGKRALADHFDTNYELEHQIAGSSKEAMLNDIRHLIDACTFSYTRQREMKGLGHAILTGETLIGDEPFAVVLADDLCVNPGDGVLSQMVKLFRQFRCSIVAIQEVPADETYKYGVIDGEMIKEDIFRINNMVEKPAPEDAPSNMAIIGRYILTPDIFDIIRNTKPGKGGEIQLTDALLQQAKDGCVLAYKFKGKRFDCGSVDGYIEATNYCYENVYRGD, encoded by the coding sequence ATGATTCGAAAATGCCTTTTCCCCGCTGCAGGGTATGGAACCCGCTTCCTTCCGGCTACCAAGTCGATGCCCAAGGAGATGATGCCGATAGTCAACAAACCGCTTATCGAGTACGGTGTTGAAGAAGCTCTGGAAGCAGGTCTTGACCAGATCAGTATTGTGACCGGTCGCGGTAAAAGGGCACTGGCCGACCACTTCGACACCAATTACGAGCTTGAACACCAGATCGCCGGCAGCTCGAAAGAGGCCATGCTGAACGATATTCGCCACCTGATCGATGCCTGCACCTTCTCCTATACCCGCCAACGGGAGATGAAGGGGCTGGGCCATGCGATCCTCACCGGTGAGACGTTGATTGGCGACGAACCCTTTGCGGTGGTTCTGGCGGACGATCTCTGTGTTAACCCCGGCGATGGCGTTTTGTCACAGATGGTGAAGCTGTTTCGTCAATTTCGCTGCAGTATCGTCGCGATTCAGGAAGTCCCGGCCGATGAAACCTATAAATATGGCGTGATCGATGGCGAGATGATCAAGGAAGATATTTTTCGCATCAACAATATGGTTGAAAAACCGGCCCCCGAAGATGCCCCCAGCAATATGGCGATTATCGGTCGCTATATTTTAACGCCTGATATTTTTGACATTATTCGCAACACCAAGCCCGGAAAGGGGGGAGAGATCCAGCTCACTGATGCCCTGTTGCAGCAGGCCAAGGATGGGTGCGTACTGGCCTATAAATTCAAGGGCAAGCGGTTTGATTGCGGCAGCGTCGACGGATACATTGAAGCCACCAACTACTGCTACGAGAATGTTTACCGCGGCGACTGA
- the uvrY gene encoding UvrY/SirA/GacA family response regulator transcription factor encodes MIKVLVADDHDLVRTGITRMLADVEGILVVGEVNNGEAAVDLVRRVDVDVVLMDVKMPGIGGLEATRKIVRSNPDVKVIAVTVCEDEPFPSRLLKAGASGYVTKGAGLDDMVNAIRMAASGKRYVSADIAQQMALKPFQDEEASSPFDQLSEREIQIAMMIVNCHKVQVISDKLCLSPKTVNSYRYRIFDKLEISSDVELTLLAVRHGMVDSESIAG; translated from the coding sequence TTGATTAAAGTATTGGTGGCAGACGACCACGATCTGGTTCGTACCGGGATTACACGTATGTTGGCCGATGTCGAGGGTATCCTCGTGGTCGGCGAGGTCAATAATGGCGAAGCCGCCGTTGATCTTGTCCGCCGTGTGGATGTTGATGTTGTGCTGATGGATGTCAAGATGCCGGGGATCGGTGGGCTTGAAGCGACCCGTAAGATCGTCCGTTCAAACCCGGATGTAAAAGTGATTGCCGTTACAGTGTGTGAGGATGAGCCCTTTCCATCCCGTTTATTGAAGGCAGGAGCTTCCGGCTATGTAACAAAAGGGGCTGGTCTGGACGATATGGTCAACGCGATTCGTATGGCGGCGAGCGGGAAGCGTTACGTTAGCGCCGATATCGCCCAGCAGATGGCGTTAAAACCTTTTCAGGACGAGGAGGCGTCGTCCCCCTTCGATCAGCTCTCTGAACGTGAGATCCAGATCGCCATGATGATTGTTAACTGCCATAAGGTTCAGGTGATCTCGGATAAGTTGTGCCTTAGCCCAAAGACCGTCAACAGTTACCGCTACCGGATTTTCGATAAGCTGGAGATCAGCAGTGACGTTGAGTTAACGCTACTGGCTGTGCGCCACGGCATGGTTGATAGTGAAAGCATAGCCGGTTAA
- a CDS encoding permease — MLHWFSLLADWVLIRVGVDKSEPLGEALHFFIEDTSKIFVLLMIMIYLIALARASLRIERVRDYLAGQHRLLGYGLGSMFGAVTPFCSCSSIPLFLGFTSAGIPVGATMAFLLTSPLINEVAIVLLGGLLGWKFATVYILIGMGVGILGGLFLDSIGAERMLQPLVQQLSGQGASPASATGQRRLTLADRHRFAAAELEEILRRVWKWVFIGVGLGAALHGFVPEGWIEQNLGAGQWWTVPTAVLVGIPLYSNATGVIPVMESLILNGLPVGTTLAFCMSTVAASFPEFILLKQVMQWRLLAILFVMLLVSFTLAGWLLNAFAGWVI, encoded by the coding sequence ATGCTGCACTGGTTTAGTCTCCTGGCCGACTGGGTTCTGATCAGGGTTGGTGTGGATAAGTCGGAGCCTTTGGGGGAGGCCCTGCACTTTTTTATCGAAGACACCAGCAAGATCTTTGTCCTCCTGATGATCATGATCTACCTGATCGCCCTGGCCCGGGCCTCTTTAAGGATCGAACGGGTACGTGACTATCTGGCGGGCCAGCATCGCCTGTTAGGCTATGGCCTGGGTTCCATGTTTGGCGCCGTTACCCCCTTTTGTTCCTGTTCAAGTATTCCGCTCTTTTTAGGCTTTACCTCGGCCGGCATACCGGTGGGGGCAACCATGGCTTTCCTGCTGACCTCTCCCTTGATCAATGAGGTGGCCATTGTGCTTTTAGGTGGACTGCTGGGCTGGAAGTTTGCAACGGTTTATATCCTTATTGGTATGGGCGTGGGGATATTGGGAGGTCTGTTCCTGGACAGTATTGGGGCGGAGCGCATGCTGCAGCCACTGGTTCAGCAGCTGAGCGGGCAGGGGGCGTCTCCGGCCAGCGCCACGGGGCAAAGACGGCTGACGTTGGCCGATCGGCACCGCTTTGCCGCTGCCGAGCTAGAGGAGATTCTGCGTCGTGTCTGGAAATGGGTGTTTATCGGCGTCGGCCTGGGAGCGGCCCTGCATGGCTTTGTGCCTGAAGGGTGGATTGAGCAGAACCTGGGCGCCGGCCAGTGGTGGACCGTACCCACTGCGGTACTGGTGGGTATCCCCCTGTACTCAAATGCCACCGGTGTTATTCCGGTGATGGAGAGCCTGATCCTCAACGGCCTGCCTGTGGGGACGACCCTAGCTTTTTGTATGAGCACGGTGGCGGCCAGCTTCCCCGAGTTTATTTTGCTGAAGCAGGTGATGCAGTGGCGCCTATTGGCGATACTTTTTGTGATGTTACTGGTCTCCTTTACCCTGGCCGGCTGGTTGTTAAATGCATTTGCGGGTTGGGTGATCTGA
- a CDS encoding ArsJ-associated glyceraldehyde-3-phosphate dehydrogenase: protein MSVRVGINGFGRMGRLALRSAWGWPDLEFVQVNEPAGDAHSLAHLMNFDSVHGRWEHEVGHRDQALLIEGRSLRLSANATIDETDWSGCDLVIEASGQFRRVEQLNDYLRQGVKRVVVTAPVKEAGALNLVMGVNDHLYDREQHRILTAASCTTNCLAPMVKVLHESIGIRHGAFTTIHDITNTQSILDQPHKDLRRARACGMSLIPTTTGSATAIMEIYPELKGRLDGHAVRVPLANASITDAQFELNRETSIEEVNRLFKEASEGSLRGIFGYEERPLVSIDYRSDRRSGVLDGSFTRVVNGTLVKLYAWYDNEMGYANRTVELARKVAREGV from the coding sequence ATGAGCGTGCGAGTAGGAATCAATGGGTTTGGACGTATGGGGCGCCTGGCACTGCGCTCTGCCTGGGGATGGCCCGATCTGGAGTTTGTGCAGGTGAATGAGCCGGCCGGTGATGCACACAGCCTGGCTCACCTGATGAACTTTGATTCCGTCCACGGGCGCTGGGAGCACGAAGTAGGGCACCGTGATCAGGCGTTGCTTATCGAGGGCCGAAGCCTCCGGCTGAGCGCCAACGCCACCATCGATGAGACCGACTGGTCCGGATGCGACCTGGTGATCGAGGCCAGTGGCCAGTTTCGCCGGGTCGAACAGCTCAACGACTATCTACGGCAGGGGGTCAAGCGGGTGGTTGTCACCGCGCCGGTTAAAGAGGCGGGGGCGTTGAACCTCGTGATGGGGGTCAATGACCATCTCTACGACCGGGAGCAGCACAGGATCCTGACCGCCGCCTCCTGTACGACCAACTGCCTTGCGCCCATGGTGAAGGTACTTCACGAAAGCATCGGCATACGCCATGGAGCCTTTACCACTATTCACGACATCACCAACACCCAAAGTATTCTCGACCAACCCCACAAGGACCTGCGCCGTGCCCGGGCCTGTGGCATGTCCCTGATTCCCACCACCACCGGCTCGGCCACCGCCATCATGGAGATCTATCCGGAGCTGAAAGGGCGTCTGGATGGCCATGCCGTTCGGGTTCCCCTGGCCAATGCCTCCATCACCGACGCCCAGTTCGAGCTCAATCGCGAGACCAGTATCGAGGAGGTCAACCGCTTGTTTAAAGAGGCCTCCGAGGGAAGCCTGCGGGGCATATTTGGCTATGAGGAGCGCCCCCTGGTCTCGATCGATTATCGCAGTGATCGTCGATCCGGCGTTCTTGATGGTTCCTTTACCCGCGTCGTTAATGGCACCCTGGTCAAGCTCTATGCCTGGTACGACAACGAAATGGGCTACGCGAACCGGACCGTCGAGCTGGCCCGTAAGGTCGCGCGGGAAGGGGTGTAG
- a CDS encoding mannose-1-phosphate guanylyltransferase/mannose-6-phosphate isomerase, whose product MIVPVILSGGSGSRLWPLSRESYPKQLIRMLSDCDSMIQQTWKRLSNLEAVDPPLIICNQQHRFIVAEQMQQCGAEGASIVLEPCGRNTAPAIAAAALIAHRNGDNPTLLVLPADHMVERVGELHQQIKVASHLADQGLLVTFGIVANRPETGYGYIKGGAELLGGGLVLDHFVEKPSPERAKALVSSGDYFWNSGMFMFRAASFLEELASHQPDLLAAVTRAVEGATEDLDFIRLAETEFAASPNISIDYAVMEHTGKGAVVPSDIGWSDVGAWDSLADLQPVDEKGNGGVGDRLLVDCKNSYVHADSRLVAAVGLEGVIVVETDDAVLVADRSRAQQVKEVVALLKKEGRTEALQHRTVYRPWGKYEEIDTSDRFQVKHIRVNPGARLSLQMHHHRAEHWVVVQGTAKVTCGERQFLVSENESTYIPLGEKHCLENPGKIPLDLIEVQSGSYLGEDDIIRFDDIYGRAESERLPGTQNK is encoded by the coding sequence ATGATTGTTCCGGTAATTTTATCCGGGGGTAGCGGATCCAGGCTCTGGCCTCTGTCCAGGGAGTCTTACCCCAAACAGCTCATTCGTATGCTGTCTGACTGTGACAGCATGATTCAGCAGACCTGGAAGCGATTGAGCAACCTGGAAGCCGTTGATCCCCCCCTGATTATTTGCAACCAGCAGCATCGTTTTATCGTTGCCGAGCAGATGCAGCAGTGCGGAGCCGAAGGGGCATCGATCGTATTGGAGCCCTGCGGTCGAAATACCGCGCCCGCTATAGCGGCGGCGGCCCTGATCGCTCATCGAAATGGAGACAACCCGACCCTCCTGGTTTTGCCGGCAGACCATATGGTCGAGCGAGTGGGTGAGCTGCACCAACAGATAAAGGTGGCCAGCCACCTGGCTGACCAGGGGTTGTTGGTCACCTTCGGCATCGTCGCAAACCGTCCAGAAACCGGTTATGGCTATATAAAGGGCGGCGCTGAGTTGTTGGGTGGAGGCCTTGTTCTGGATCACTTTGTTGAAAAACCCTCTCCGGAACGCGCGAAAGCGCTGGTGTCCAGCGGGGATTACTTCTGGAACAGTGGCATGTTTATGTTTAGGGCTGCCAGCTTTTTAGAGGAGTTGGCGTCTCATCAGCCGGATCTTTTGGCGGCGGTCACCCGCGCGGTGGAAGGGGCTACCGAGGATCTGGACTTTATCCGTTTAGCCGAAACGGAGTTCGCTGCATCGCCCAATATCTCCATCGATTACGCCGTTATGGAACACACCGGGAAGGGCGCAGTCGTGCCCTCGGATATTGGCTGGAGTGATGTGGGGGCCTGGGATTCCCTTGCGGACCTTCAACCGGTGGACGAGAAGGGCAATGGCGGGGTGGGTGACCGGCTGCTCGTTGACTGCAAAAACAGCTACGTGCATGCAGATAGCCGCCTGGTTGCCGCCGTTGGGTTGGAGGGGGTGATTGTCGTCGAGACCGATGATGCCGTACTGGTTGCAGACCGCTCCAGGGCGCAGCAGGTAAAAGAGGTGGTAGCCCTGCTGAAAAAAGAGGGGCGGACCGAAGCCTTGCAGCACCGTACGGTCTATCGCCCATGGGGTAAATATGAGGAGATCGATACCTCTGACCGTTTCCAGGTAAAGCATATCCGGGTCAACCCGGGCGCCCGGCTATCGCTACAGATGCACCATCATCGAGCCGAGCACTGGGTGGTGGTGCAGGGAACCGCAAAGGTCACCTGCGGTGAGCGACAGTTTCTGGTGAGTGAGAATGAATCCACCTACATTCCACTGGGCGAGAAGCACTGCCTGGAAAATCCGGGTAAGATACCCCTTGATCTTATAGAGGTTCAGTCAGGTAGTTATCTTGGCGAGGATGACATCATCCGCTTTGATGATATCTATGGGCGTGCCGAAAGCGAAAGATTACCAGGGACACAGAATAAATGA
- the pgsA gene encoding CDP-diacylglycerol--glycerol-3-phosphate 3-phosphatidyltransferase encodes MNIPNILTLLRVVLIPVIVVVYYLPVGWSYMAAAGVFFIAGCTDMLDGYLARRWNQSTPFGAFLDPVADKLMVAVSLTLLVHEYASFWVTVPAMIIIGREIVISALREWMAELGKRTSVAVSYIGKIKTAAQMGAIFFLLATPAELKTLMGLVGYGFLYLAAVLTIWSMWQYLAAAWGDLMPSDDHD; translated from the coding sequence ATGAATATCCCCAATATCCTAACGTTGCTGCGGGTGGTGCTGATCCCCGTGATTGTGGTCGTCTATTACCTCCCGGTGGGTTGGAGCTATATGGCGGCTGCCGGGGTGTTTTTTATTGCCGGCTGCACCGATATGCTGGATGGTTACCTGGCCCGTCGCTGGAATCAAAGTACCCCCTTTGGTGCTTTTCTGGACCCGGTGGCCGATAAACTGATGGTCGCTGTATCCCTGACCCTTCTGGTTCATGAGTACGCCAGCTTTTGGGTAACCGTCCCCGCAATGATCATCATTGGCCGAGAGATTGTGATTTCAGCCCTCAGGGAGTGGATGGCCGAGCTGGGCAAGCGAACCAGTGTGGCGGTCTCTTACATCGGTAAAATCAAAACCGCGGCCCAGATGGGGGCCATCTTCTTCCTGCTGGCTACTCCTGCTGAGCTCAAGACCCTGATGGGGCTGGTCGGTTACGGGTTTCTCTACCTGGCAGCAGTCTTGACGATCTGGTCCATGTGGCAATATCTTGCGGCTGCCTGGGGTGACCTGATGCCTTCGGATGACCACGACTGA
- the uvrC gene encoding excinuclease ABC subunit UvrC, giving the protein MTSAVFDHKAFLSSQQHQPGIYQMYDAEAAILYVGKAKSLKSRLSSYFRSSGLAPKTAALVARIAHIETIVTNTEAEALILEQNLIKQLRPPYNILLRDDKSYPYVFISTDRAYPRLGFYRGRKRPGVEYFGPYPSAGAIRESMNILQRVFRVRQCEDSYFRNRTRPCLQYQIKRCKAPCTGLVSEQEYAVDVERSRLFLQGKSQELIYKLLEEMEAAAAALEFEKAAELRDQVTQLRSAQEQQVIDRNGGNVDVVAMAEQGDHLCFSRLGIRGGRVIASHSSFHQRKTDDGTGEIYADFLAQLYLGQRSSTELPEEVVTAEAVEDATLLEQAFAKGLGQPLKIRHRVRGDRANWVRLALKNAQQSLSARLSSKSSIRQRYLELQQLLELDRVPARMECFDISHSSGEATVASCVVFNEEGPLKSSYRRFNIRGVTPGDDYAAMRQALQRRYSRVLKEGAALPDLLFIDGGKGQLSMANQVVEELGLSGMLLVGVAKGETRKPGLETLIVNGSFEEIQLPRGSGALLLVQSIRDEAHRFAITGHRQRRAKARNRSRLEDVPGIGAKRRQQLLKYFGGLQGVVEAPVSELQKVQGISAHLAHQIHDALHPD; this is encoded by the coding sequence GTGACCTCCGCTGTTTTTGACCATAAGGCATTTCTCTCTTCTCAGCAGCACCAGCCGGGCATCTACCAGATGTACGATGCTGAGGCCGCCATTCTCTACGTGGGTAAAGCCAAAAGCCTGAAGAGTCGGCTTTCCAGCTATTTTCGTAGTTCAGGCCTTGCCCCCAAGACCGCGGCGCTGGTAGCCCGTATAGCCCATATTGAAACCATCGTCACCAATACCGAGGCTGAGGCGCTGATCCTTGAACAGAACCTGATTAAACAGCTGCGCCCCCCCTATAACATTCTGTTGCGCGACGATAAATCCTACCCCTACGTGTTTATATCCACTGACCGAGCTTACCCGAGACTGGGTTTTTACCGGGGACGAAAGAGGCCCGGCGTTGAGTATTTTGGCCCCTATCCGAGTGCAGGAGCCATCCGTGAAAGTATGAACATATTGCAGCGGGTGTTTCGCGTTCGCCAGTGCGAGGACAGCTACTTTCGCAATCGAACCCGCCCTTGCCTGCAATACCAGATCAAACGGTGCAAAGCGCCCTGTACAGGGCTTGTCAGCGAGCAGGAGTATGCCGTTGATGTAGAGCGCTCGCGCCTCTTTCTGCAAGGCAAAAGCCAGGAGCTGATCTACAAGCTGCTGGAGGAGATGGAAGCTGCAGCCGCTGCCCTTGAGTTCGAGAAAGCTGCCGAGCTCAGGGACCAGGTTACTCAGCTACGTTCGGCCCAGGAACAGCAGGTAATTGACCGCAATGGTGGCAATGTAGATGTTGTGGCGATGGCTGAGCAGGGTGATCATCTGTGTTTTTCAAGGCTCGGGATTCGTGGTGGACGGGTGATTGCAAGTCACAGTAGTTTCCATCAGCGCAAAACGGATGACGGCACTGGAGAGATCTACGCAGACTTTTTGGCACAGCTGTACCTGGGGCAACGTTCGTCCACTGAGCTACCGGAGGAGGTGGTTACCGCAGAAGCGGTAGAAGATGCGACCCTGCTGGAACAAGCGTTCGCCAAGGGGCTGGGGCAACCTCTCAAAATACGTCACCGCGTGCGGGGGGACAGGGCAAACTGGGTACGGTTGGCGCTTAAAAATGCCCAGCAAAGCCTCAGTGCCCGGCTCAGCAGTAAAAGCAGTATTCGCCAGCGTTACCTTGAACTGCAGCAGCTGCTGGAGCTGGACAGGGTGCCAGCCCGGATGGAATGTTTCGATATTAGCCATAGCTCGGGCGAAGCGACCGTTGCTTCCTGCGTGGTTTTTAATGAGGAGGGCCCCCTTAAGTCCTCCTATCGGCGCTTCAACATCCGTGGGGTAACCCCTGGTGATGATTATGCAGCCATGCGACAGGCACTGCAGCGCCGCTACAGTCGTGTGTTGAAGGAGGGAGCAGCGCTCCCCGACCTGCTATTTATTGATGGCGGTAAAGGCCAGCTATCCATGGCCAATCAGGTGGTTGAGGAGCTGGGCTTAAGTGGCATGTTACTGGTGGGGGTTGCCAAGGGCGAGACTCGTAAGCCTGGTCTGGAAACCCTGATCGTCAATGGCAGTTTCGAGGAGATTCAGCTACCCAGGGGGTCGGGAGCCTTGCTACTGGTGCAGTCCATTCGTGATGAGGCGCACCGCTTTGCGATTACGGGCCATCGCCAACGCAGGGCCAAGGCGAGAAACAGGTCACGGCTTGAGGATGTACCGGGAATTGGGGCCAAGCGCCGCCAGCAGCTATTGAAATATTTCGGGGGTCTGCAGGGAGTCGTTGAGGCGCCGGTTTCCGAGCTTCAAAAGGTGCAGGGGATCAGCGCTCATTTGGCCCATCAGATTCATGACGCTTTACATCCAGATTAA
- a CDS encoding thioredoxin family protein: MEIKVLGSGCAKCEKTVESISRIARELGVDASVVKVTDLQQIVALGVMSTPGVVVDGTLVHSGSIPHRDEIERWLSG, translated from the coding sequence ATGGAGATAAAAGTACTGGGAAGCGGTTGCGCGAAGTGCGAAAAAACGGTGGAATCCATATCCCGCATTGCCCGCGAGCTTGGGGTCGATGCCAGTGTGGTCAAGGTGACCGACCTGCAGCAGATCGTGGCGCTGGGAGTAATGAGTACACCGGGGGTGGTGGTTGACGGCACGCTGGTGCACAGCGGCTCGATTCCCCACCGCGATGAGATCGAGCGCTGGTTGAGCGGTTAA
- the arsJ gene encoding organoarsenical effux MFS transporter ArsJ, with protein MSVQDSPSGTAQLRSGRRQYLLVTANYWGFTLTDGALRMLVVLHFHQLGYSPLGIALLFLFYELFGVVTNLVGGWLGARLGLNRTMNIGLGLQVVALLLLTVPVELLSVPYVMFAQALSGIAKDLNKMSAKSSIKLLAADDQQGRLYRWVALLTGSKNALKGVGFFLGGALLAGVGFRGALVWMALALALLWLSSLRRLRQDLGKANSKARFRELFSKSRAVNLLSAARLFLFGARDVWFVVALPVFLSANLGWSHAEVGSFLALWIIGYGAVQSMAPLITGKRSGRLPDGGSAFCWAGLLSVIPLLIALGLDGEVLDYSLRAYLPGTEPLLVGGLLLFGAVFAVNSSLHSYLILSYAREEGVSLDVGFYYMANAMGRLVGTLLSGWLFQLYDLQSCLLVSTLFLALAALLSLGLPRHRTV; from the coding sequence GTGTCAGTTCAGGATTCCCCTTCCGGGACGGCGCAACTGCGTAGCGGTCGCCGCCAATACCTTCTGGTAACGGCCAACTACTGGGGCTTTACCCTCACCGACGGTGCCCTGCGAATGCTGGTGGTACTCCATTTCCACCAGCTTGGCTATTCCCCTCTCGGTATTGCACTACTGTTTCTCTTTTATGAGCTGTTCGGGGTGGTGACCAACCTGGTCGGCGGTTGGCTGGGAGCCCGCCTGGGGCTTAACCGCACCATGAATATCGGCCTGGGGCTACAGGTGGTGGCGCTGTTGCTACTGACGGTGCCGGTGGAGCTGCTCAGTGTTCCCTACGTGATGTTTGCTCAGGCGCTCTCCGGCATCGCCAAGGACCTGAACAAGATGAGCGCCAAGAGCAGCATCAAGCTACTGGCCGCCGACGATCAGCAGGGACGACTCTATCGTTGGGTAGCGCTACTGACCGGCTCAAAGAATGCTCTCAAAGGGGTGGGCTTTTTCCTCGGTGGTGCGCTGTTGGCGGGGGTCGGCTTTCGCGGGGCGCTGGTTTGGATGGCGTTGGCGCTGGCGCTGCTGTGGCTTTCCAGCCTGAGAAGGCTGAGGCAGGACCTTGGCAAGGCAAACAGCAAAGCCAGGTTCAGGGAGCTGTTTTCCAAGAGTCGTGCCGTTAACCTGCTCTCGGCCGCCCGGCTGTTTCTGTTCGGTGCCCGGGATGTCTGGTTTGTGGTGGCCCTGCCGGTTTTTTTAAGTGCCAACCTGGGCTGGAGCCATGCCGAGGTGGGGAGCTTTCTTGCGCTCTGGATCATCGGGTATGGCGCCGTCCAGTCGATGGCTCCGCTGATCACCGGCAAGCGCAGCGGCCGGCTACCCGATGGGGGCAGTGCCTTTTGCTGGGCCGGACTGCTGTCGGTGATCCCCCTGTTGATCGCCCTGGGGCTCGATGGTGAGGTCCTGGACTATTCTCTGCGCGCTTACCTGCCAGGCACCGAGCCGCTGCTGGTGGGAGGCTTGCTGCTGTTCGGAGCCGTATTTGCTGTGAACTCGTCGCTCCACAGTTACCTCATCCTCAGCTATGCCCGGGAGGAGGGGGTATCCCTCGATGTGGGGTTTTACTACATGGCCAACGCCATGGGGCGACTGGTGGGAACCCTGCTCTCCGGCTGGCTGTTCCAGCTCTACGACCTGCAAAGCTGCCTGCTGGTCTCCACCCTGTTTCTGGCGCTGGCAGCCTTGCTTTCCCTCGGGCTACCCCGCCATCGCACAGTTTAA
- a CDS encoding adenylate/guanylate cyclase domain-containing protein: protein MSLSASGSPLTPEPLSQWMLHEGWKITDAGDLTQALVDRLLALGVPLYRIRITLRLLHPQVTGFSYTWVADKEGIEVYRPPHEMLRSETYRDSPYWAIFEEGAGAIRRRLAGPDAQLDYPLLVELAEAGATDYVALPISFMDGTIHAMTLATNVAEGFSVHHLAMIYELLPVLSRLLEIHALRATSRILLETYLGQRTGTQVLQGRVKRGDGEQIEAVIWFCDLRGSTQLAEQMGLEPFIELLNRFFEIMADSVLDQGGEVLRYIGDAMLAIFPIGAHGCASLPGEVAQNALSAAYAAIGRMSAESQCGSLEFGIGLHFGTVMYGNIGAPGRLEFTAIGAAANEAARIQDLTKTLGRPLLASRQFVEISSMEKWQNLGSFPLRGVAGERFIFAPQNLLYEPSSTPG, encoded by the coding sequence TTGAGTCTGTCAGCGTCCGGAAGCCCGCTTACTCCCGAGCCCCTCTCACAATGGATGTTGCACGAGGGGTGGAAGATTACTGACGCCGGCGACCTGACCCAGGCTCTGGTGGATCGACTCTTGGCGCTTGGCGTCCCCCTGTATCGCATTCGCATTACGTTGCGCCTGCTGCACCCCCAGGTAACCGGCTTCAGCTATACCTGGGTGGCGGATAAAGAGGGGATTGAAGTTTACCGCCCCCCCCATGAGATGCTGCGTTCGGAAACCTACAGGGATAGCCCCTACTGGGCCATATTCGAAGAGGGGGCGGGTGCCATACGTCGGCGCCTGGCCGGGCCTGATGCTCAGCTTGACTATCCGCTGCTGGTCGAGTTGGCCGAGGCCGGAGCTACCGACTACGTGGCCCTGCCGATTTCCTTTATGGATGGCACTATCCACGCCATGACGCTGGCTACTAATGTAGCTGAGGGCTTTTCAGTTCATCACCTGGCCATGATTTACGAGCTATTGCCTGTACTTTCGAGGCTGCTGGAGATCCATGCCCTTCGTGCTACCTCGCGCATCCTGTTGGAGACCTATCTTGGCCAGCGGACCGGTACCCAGGTATTGCAGGGGCGCGTCAAGCGTGGCGACGGTGAGCAAATTGAAGCGGTTATCTGGTTTTGTGATCTCAGGGGCTCTACTCAGCTGGCCGAGCAAATGGGGTTGGAACCTTTTATCGAGCTGCTTAACCGCTTTTTTGAGATCATGGCCGACTCGGTGCTCGACCAGGGCGGCGAGGTGTTGCGATATATCGGTGATGCGATGCTGGCGATCTTTCCAATCGGTGCTCACGGTTGTGCGTCGCTGCCAGGGGAAGTGGCGCAAAACGCACTGAGCGCTGCCTATGCTGCCATCGGCCGCATGTCCGCTGAGTCGCAATGCGGCTCCCTTGAGTTTGGCATCGGACTTCACTTCGGAACGGTCATGTACGGCAATATAGGCGCTCCGGGTCGTCTCGAGTTTACTGCCATTGGAGCAGCCGCCAATGAGGCGGCGCGCATACAGGACCTCACCAAAACCCTGGGCAGGCCTCTGCTTGCTTCCCGCCAGTTTGTTGAGATCAGCTCAATGGAGAAGTGGCAGAACCTCGGCAGCTTCCCGCTCCGTGGTGTCGCCGGCGAGCGTTTCATCTTTGCGCCGCAAAACCTGCTTTATGAGCCCTCTTCAACTCCAGGGTAG